The genomic region cgtcaTCTTTCAACTTCTTCTGCAGTTTCTTATTTTTCTCTTTTTCCTTCATCTTCAAAAATGGGATTTTCTGCATGTGGTTCATGACCAGAAAGCCCACTCTTCCAAGGatggtctctgctctctctgatgAAGCCATCCCATTGGAGCTCTTGGAATGGGCACAGTCCGCCTCACGCTtcaatccctccctctgtctcacctcctccttgacgctcctctcttcactctcaaTTTCAAGGCCTATCCAATAATCCTGACAGGAAGACATTGACTCTAGATGTAATATTGTTCCAATGTGTCACATTCAATACACATTTGAGTGATCAACATACAATGATGACCTCATGGGGCACACAATTTGGAGGACAGTAAATAAGGTCCCTTGTTTTTTTGGTATTCCCATTATATTTTACAATACCCATAGATGTTCTTCCTGGGTCCATACTAAAAGTAATACAAATGTTAACTCTAGTGAGGGGTGATGTTTCATACTATGAGCAAAGAGCAGCaaagttggggtcaattccagtcaattcaagaAGAACTCTAaaattccaattctcttcaatgctttgaattgaaatggaactgacccccaTCCCCTATAAAGTAGTAGTGTAAAATAGGACACCTACCTTTGCCTCTTCCAGGGTCCAGGTCCTGGGTTCATCATTGCGGGTTGCCAGAGTTAAGTTAACATCTGGGTCCAGCTGGTGAGTGTGAGGGCAGAGATCCACCTCTTCACTAGGGCCCTTCACTTTCTGCTCTGGCTCCTTGTGGTCCTTGTCATGGATGCATCCCAGGATTGGAGGAATTGCTCGGACAGGGCTTTTATCACCTGTCAGTTCCTCTCTCTTGACAGTGGATGCAACTGCACTTGCCTCGGTGTCAACTGAGCACTCTGTGTTGTCCTCAACTGTCTCCTCTGGTAGTTGGTGGTCGTTGTTGTTGTGGATGCATGGCAGAACTGAAGGACTTTTATCTTCCCAAGTGTAAATGGCAACAGTTGCTTCTTTGTCTACTGAGAACTCTGTGTTGTCCTCAACTTTCTCCCATAGCTGTTTGTGGTCAATGCTGTGGGTGCAGGGCAGCCTTAGAGGCAGTGCTGCGGGTGCAGGAAGACTCTTATCAGCTGAAAACTCCTCTTGGAGGACAGCGGACACGGAAGCGGCAGATTCACTGGCGACTGGACACTTGTTGGTTCCCTCTACTGCCTCCTCTGGCAGTTTGTAGTCAATGCCAAAGACAGGTGGCAGACTTGGAGGCAGCATTGGGACAGGGCATTTAGCTGTTGATCTGTCCACTCCATCAACAGTAGCTGTGCCTGAAGTGTTCTCTGTAGCACCTGAGACCTCATAGGCATCCTCTACTGTCTGCTCTGGAGGCATGAAGTCATCGTCAAAGATTGGTGGCAGGCATGGAGGCAGCACTGAAGGAAGACTTCTGGCTGCCCATCGGTTCTCTGTCTTGACAGTGGCTGTGTCTGCAGTGGCCTCTTTGGCAACTCGGCACTCTGTGGCTGAAACAGCAGGCTGGGAGGTTTCTGGGACAATGATTGAATTGCCAATGAACCGCTGAGCCAGtggtgggagggagaaaggaTAGAATCTGTCCTCTTCCTTTATATTAGATATTGCCACTGGAGCAACTGAGAGCTCAGTGGTTCCCTCTACTGTCTGCTGTGGTGGAATGGAGTCATCGTTAAAGAGGTGTGGCAGGTATCGATGCAGCATTGAGGAAAGATGTGTATCTGTCAATAAGTCCTCTCTTTTACCAGTAGATACATCTGCTGTGGCCTCTTTGGCAACTGGGCACTCAGCAGGGACAAAGTATGAAAATACAATGAACCGCTGTGCATCCTGAGCGCGTATGGCCAATGGAGAGGGGGGATGTAACATGGTTGGTATAGGCCTCCGATTGGTGAAAGCCAGCGGTGGGAGGGAGTCAATACAGGGAGCCATGAACTCAGTGAGTGGACGGTTGGTCACATCTCTCACATTCTGCGGGAGAAAAGAAACAGACATGTTGAAAGTGATCACATTCACGACATACATACTTTATGAGTCAACGCTATTTACTTACACatcacatatacagtgccttcggaaagtattcagaccccttcactttttccacattttgttaccttacagcctaattcaaaaatgtaataaattgtttttttccctcatcaatctacacacaatagcccataatggcaaagcaaaaacagaattgttccaaattcattacaaataaaatgtgaaatatcacatttacataagtattcagaccctttactcagtacgttgttgaagcacctttggcagcgattacagcatagaatcttcttgggtattacgctacaagcttggaaatCTTGTGTTTGGGGAATTCTCCCAATCTTAGGAGAATCCaagttaggttggatggggagattttctgcacagctattttccggtctctccagagatgttcgatcaggtacAAGTCCAGTCTCTGGATGGGCCaataaaggacattcagagacttgtcctgaagacacttctgcgttgtcttggctatgtacatagggtcattgttctgttggaaggtgaccctTCACCACACTCTGAGGTCCTGATTGTTCTGGAGCaagttgtcatcaaggatctctctgtactttgctctgttcatctttgcctagatcctgactagtctcccattccctgccattgaaaaacatccccacagtatgatgctgccaccaccatgcttcaccgaaggGGTGGTGGCAGATTTGCTCCAGATGTGACCCTTGGCATTGGggcaaaagagttcaatcttgatttcatcagaccagagcatcttgtttctcatggtctgagagacttcaggtgccttttggcaaactccaagcgggctgtcatgtgccttctactgaggagtggcttccatctggccactctaccttaaaggcctgattgatggagcgctgcagagatggttgtccttctggaaggttctcccatctccacagaggaactctagagctctgtcagagtcaccatctggttcttggtcacctccctgaccaaggcccttctcccccgattgctcagtttggctggcggccagctctagaagagtcttggtggttccaaacgtcttacatttaagaatgatggagaacagtgcgttcttggggaccttcaatgttgagGAGaggttttgtacccttccccagatctgtgcctcgacacaatcctgtttcggagctctatggagaattccttcaacctcatggcttgttgtttgctctgacatgaactgtcaactgtgggaccttatatagacaggtgtgtgcctttccaaatcatgtccaatcagttgaaaaTACAACTGGTGGATTCCAGTCatgttgcagaaacatctcaaggatgatcagtggaaacaggatgaacaTGAGCtaatttccagtctcatagcaaagggtctgaatacttatgtaaaaaggtatttcaacatttctaaaaacctgtatttgctttgtcaatatggggtattgtttgtagttgCTGAGAATTTGCATATATtcaatcaattttaaaat from Oncorhynchus nerka isolate Pitt River unplaced genomic scaffold, Oner_Uvic_2.0 unplaced_scaffold_1429, whole genome shotgun sequence harbors:
- the LOC135568688 gene encoding RNA-binding protein 25-like; amino-acid sequence: MLHRYLPHLFNDDSIPPQQTVEGTTELSVAPVAISNIKEEDRFYPFSLPPLAQRFIGNSIIVPETSQPAVSATECRVAKEATADTATVKTENRWAARSLPSVLPPCLPPIFDDDFMPPEQTVEDAYEVSGATENTSGTATVDGVDRSTAKCPVPMLPPSLPPVFGIDYKLPEEAVEGTNKCPVASESAASVSAVLQEEFSADKSLPAPAALPLRLPCTHSIDHKQLWEKVEDNTEFSVDKEATVAIYTWEDKSPSVLPCIHNNNDHQLPEETVEDNTECSVDTEASAVASTVKREELTGDKSPVRAIPPILGCIHDKDHKEPEQKVKGPSEEVDLCPHTHQLDPDVNLTLATRNDEPRTWTLEEAKDYWIGLEIESEERSVKEEVRQREGLKREADCAHSKSSNGMASSERAETILGRVGFLVMNHMQKIPFLKMKEKEKNKKLQKKLKDDEKERKEKKNKEEENKKREKKEMNEREKEQKKVMKAEKKREKLEQKKREKERKEKEKAEKKRLEGLMKIHNDMMKDRIKKEKKCSEEMKKREKAQTEFLEKERKIQEKEEKKREKRRKEERKRLEKTKKREPAGGGTDRVIEEQGKDESLKMDE